The Peromyscus maniculatus bairdii isolate BWxNUB_F1_BW_parent chromosome 6, HU_Pman_BW_mat_3.1, whole genome shotgun sequence genome has a segment encoding these proteins:
- the Commd2 gene encoding COMM domain-containing protein 2, whose translation MLLDLSEEHKEHLAFLPQVDSAVVAEFGRIAVEFLRRGSNPKIYEGAARKLNVSSDTIQHGVEGLTYLLTESSKLMISELDFQDSVFVLGFSEELNKLLLQLYLDNRKEIRTILNELAPRLPSYHSLEWRLDVQLASRSLRQQIKPAVTIKLHLDQNGDHSTHLLQTDPATLLHLVQQLEQALEEMKTNHCRRVVRSIK comes from the exons ATGCTGCTCGACTTGTCGGAGGAGCATAAGGAGCATCTGGCCTTCCTACCGCAAGTGGACAGCGCAG TGGTGGCCGAGTTCGGAAGAATCGCTGTGGAGTTCCTCAGACGGGGATCTAACCCGAAGATCTACGAAGGCGCCGCCA gaAAACTTAATGTGAGTAGTGACACTATCCAGCATGGTGTGGAAGGATTAACTTATCTCCTCACTGAGAGCTCGAAGCTCATG ATTTCTGAACTGGATTTCCAAGACTCTGTTTTTGTTCTGGGATTCTCTGAAGAGCTGAACAAGTTATTGCTTCAGCTTTACCTGGACAACAGAAAGGAGATCAGGACTATTCTGAATGAGTTGGCACCTCGTCTTCCCAGTTACCATAGTCTTGAATGGCGGCTTGATGTGCAA CTTGCAAGCAGAAGTCTCCGGCAACAAATTAAACCAGCAGTGACTATAAAGCTGCACCTCGATCAGAATGGCGACCACAGCACCCATCTTTTGCAGACAGACCCAGCCACCCTGCTTCATTTGGTTCAGCAGCTGGAGCAAGCGttggaggaaatgaaaacaaaccactGCCGGAGGGTAGTCCGCAGCATCAAGTAG